Genomic segment of Paenalkalicoccus suaedae:
CTAGTACTACGACGTTTGCGTCCTCTTGATTACGCTTAAGTTCCGCGATGAAATCAGAGACGAGAACAGCAATCTCTTCACGCTGAACGCGGCTTCCTTGTGTTGCCGGTTGCTCCATACCGAAAGGCGCTAAGTCACCACGCTTCGAGTTCCAGTGGTTTCCAACCACATAAACAGATTCTCCTTTAAAGATAAACTCTGTCATGATTGGCTTACGAGAAGAACGGTACGCACTGTTTTGTGGATCAATTAAACCTGATACATAGTTTAATTCTCCATTTTCGTCAAATGCAAGCGCATCTGTTGCAGTACCCTTCTCACCTGGCGCAATAGCTACACGGTCTGTGCGGTAGAGGTAGCCGACGCGAATGTTACCGCCTGGAATACCACCGTCGCGACCATCAACTGGTGCGATATCAGTGAATCCGTACTGTGGTCCACCTAGGAGCTGAATTTCATCGATAAGACGCTGATAGCTCTCACTGGCGTCTGTGTTGCCACTGTCAGTTGCTCCATCGTTGTCCATGACCTCGACTAAACCGATGATATCAGGAGCATTTAGTTCATTTGCCATAGATGCAGCGAGGCGGCGTGTCTTTTCTGCCGAAACCCCGTTGTAGTAGTTTTCAACATTATATGTTGCAACTGTCAGCTTATCTTCATCAAACTCAATAGTTGTATTCTCGCGACGCTCTGCGCCACCATCCTGTAGCTCAGGCAAGGCGCCTACAGGCTGGACTTTGAAGTTACCAAAGTTGTAACCGACAACTCCCTGAATCGACTCTTCAAAGTAATCACCTGTTTTTGCTACATAGTTAAACGGTGCATTTACAAACATGATTTCCGTGTTTAAGTCTGTTTCTGTTAAATAAACGCCTCCGTCATCCGTGCGGTTCTCAAGTCCGAATTGCTCAGAGACAACGGTTAACTCATTGTATTTTTGTGGTCCAGTGATCGTCACCTGACCTGGAATTTCTACAAGCATTCCTTCTAAGCTTTCATAGAAGTCTAATGCATTGTTTTCGGCATCAAATGTCGCTGGATCGTAAATATCATACGCGTTAGGATTTGCTAAAAGCTCACTTGGAATATCGCGGTCCACACCGATAACAACTGGTGCTGGAAGATCATTTCCTTGTGATAGCACGTCGGCGCTTGATCCAACGATTTGAGTCGTTGTTAAATCATCGTTACCATCAAAGCCTTGTTCTTCAAATTCCGTTACACGTCCATCAACGGCAACTTCATCCCCAACAGCTACTTGATGCTGCGGATAGAAAACAAAGATACCTTCTGACGTGTTTACGTTACCGTCAGATTCTGCAGTTTGGAAATAGAATCCATTGTTGCGTGTGTACGTAACAATACCTGGTACGTCACGAACTACTGCATTTTCGTAAGGAGAAATGTGCTGAGCTCCTTGAATATCATAAATCTGTAAGGAACCTGCTTCTGCAAGAACCGTGTAAGCATAGTCTCTTACAACACTCTCCGTCAGGCCATCTTTTACAGCTAAGGCACGAATGGTCGTGTCAGCAGTAATCGTGATAGGACTTGAATATACGTCACTATCTGCCGTTGGCGTTGAGCCATCTGTTGTGTAGTAAATTGTTGCTCCGTCTGTAAATGTAGATAGACGAACCTCTGTCCCGACAGCAACTTCACCAGCGCCTGGAGTTGCTACGACTGGTTGTACGACAGAAATATCTTCAATTAAGTCTTCATCAAAACGTGGCATGAGCTTATGCTCGAAGAAGTGATAGTTGACGACACCAGTCATCACATCATAATCTGTATTTGCCGTAACGTTTGCATCTGACCCTAAAACGCGGAATGCTCCAGTAGCATCCTCTGCATCAAAGTCATCAAACGCTGTGTTGCTTAAAACAGATGCATCTTGAATTTGGATAAGCTGTGCATCAAGCTCTTCTGCTCGCTCTGTAAACTCTGCAGCAGTAACGAGCTCAGGCTGCACACTATTTACATTAGCTCGTACAAGCTCCGAATAACCATCTGTGCTTGATACGATAATTTGTAGGAAATCACGGAATGCTTCAAGGTTACCTCCGAATTCGACAAGGTCACCAATTGCATACTGTGAGCCCAGTCCTGGACCGCGTACAAGAATACCTGCAGTCTCATCTTGAATGTACATATTCGTTTGACCACCAGCTTCAAATGCTGCAGTTACTTCCCCACGCACGCGGTGATACGTATTTAAATCTGCCTGCTTTACTTCAGCAATCGTCGATCCATCAAATGGAGGATCTACTGGCTCCTCTGGGT
This window contains:
- a CDS encoding chitobiase/beta-hexosaminidase C-terminal domain-containing protein yields the protein MKLQWKNIRKVLAVGLVFILLMTTFMPAAMANNGKGKGNGNGNGGPPAHAGGPNRVVESVEQVDATSFQVTFDKTYPAGIHPDRMIDVAFIFSDLTMVNPKITDYEVVKKNRSVVTIEHKNDDLTGKAGTISVNDVTVDFDLREEEEPVDPEDPADPEDPTDPEEPVDPPFDGSTIAEVKQADLNTYHRVRGEVTAAFEAGGQTNMYIQDETAGILVRGPGLGSQYAIGDLVEFGGNLEAFRDFLQIIVSSTDGYSELVRANVNSVQPELVTAAEFTERAEELDAQLIQIQDASVLSNTAFDDFDAEDATGAFRVLGSDANVTANTDYDVMTGVVNYHFFEHKLMPRFDEDLIEDISVVQPVVATPGAGEVAVGTEVRLSTFTDGATIYYTTDGSTPTADSDVYSSPITITADTTIRALAVKDGLTESVVRDYAYTVLAEAGSLQIYDIQGAQHISPYENAVVRDVPGIVTYTRNNGFYFQTAESDGNVNTSEGIFVFYPQHQVAVGDEVAVDGRVTEFEEQGFDGNDDLTTTQIVGSSADVLSQGNDLPAPVVIGVDRDIPSELLANPNAYDIYDPATFDAENNALDFYESLEGMLVEIPGQVTITGPQKYNELTVVSEQFGLENRTDDGGVYLTETDLNTEIMFVNAPFNYVAKTGDYFEESIQGVVGYNFGNFKVQPVGALPELQDGGAERRENTTIEFDEDKLTVATYNVENYYNGVSAEKTRRLAASMANELNAPDIIGLVEVMDNDGATDSGNTDASESYQRLIDEIQLLGGPQYGFTDIAPVDGRDGGIPGGNIRVGYLYRTDRVAIAPGEKGTATDALAFDENGELNYVSGLIDPQNSAYRSSRKPIMTEFIFKGESVYVVGNHWNSKRGDLAPFGMEQPATQGSRVQREEIAVLVSDFIAELKRNQEDANVVVLGDFNDFPWSPPLQALENDGMLYNAIYEVDRNQQFTYSFNGSSQSLDSIYVSSHLQEGLDVDVMNINSQFMEVHGRASDHDPMLVQLTLPNIDPDFDLGDVEAPVITFEDDALNASPRIEIAAGETLEIPAVTAIDNVDGDVTDQVAVDASGVDTTRPGTYSIRYTVTDAAGNTAVKLLTVVVTSVSEPIENLSNASFESWSGGLPEGWFGSSSNFAQSRVVQSDEARSGDSSVQLVRDNTTHQRFSSADYSMEAGATYDVSFWVKGQGEVRNAVFAPGYFGNNYGTYSAYTIVDSDEWQQVNWSFTAPGAGDMQLIFSVRNTLGDHLLIDDVEITKQ